A portion of the Rhodococcus pseudokoreensis genome contains these proteins:
- a CDS encoding histidine phosphatase family protein produces the protein MSGKLILVRHGQTEANVERRLDTRLPGARLTPEGLSQAERLGNDLAAQATTAALVSSQALRARQTARFVELASGIAVQVREGLHEAQAGELEDRSDEESHKLFMKTFHLWHTGELDARVPGGESANDILDRYVPVVDSLREQYLDDPAASGDVVLVSHGAAIRLVAAQLAGVPGLFAANNHLANTQTVELTPLAGGGWECVRWGTVEPPFEHRVIPGADDPMG, from the coding sequence GTGAGCGGCAAGCTGATCCTGGTCCGGCACGGGCAGACCGAGGCGAACGTCGAGCGCAGGCTCGACACGAGGCTGCCCGGCGCCCGGCTGACACCCGAAGGGCTCTCCCAGGCGGAGCGGCTCGGTAACGACCTCGCCGCGCAGGCGACGACGGCCGCCCTCGTGTCCTCGCAGGCGCTGCGCGCCCGGCAGACGGCGCGGTTCGTGGAACTGGCGTCGGGGATCGCCGTCCAGGTGCGGGAAGGACTGCACGAGGCGCAGGCCGGCGAACTCGAGGACCGCAGCGACGAGGAGTCGCACAAGCTGTTCATGAAGACGTTCCACCTGTGGCACACCGGCGAACTGGACGCCCGGGTTCCCGGCGGGGAATCCGCCAACGACATCCTCGACCGGTACGTCCCGGTGGTGGACTCCCTGCGCGAGCAGTACCTCGACGACCCGGCGGCCTCGGGCGACGTCGTGCTGGTCAGCCATGGCGCCGCCATCCGGCTCGTGGCAGCACAACTCGCCGGGGTGCCGGGGTTGTTCGCCGCCAACAATCACCTGGCCAACACCCAGACGGTGGAGTTGACCCCGCTCGCGGGCGGCGGCTGGGAGTGCGTGCGCTGGGGAACCGTGGAGCCGCCGTTCGAGCACCGGGTGATCCCCGGCGCCGACGACCCGATGGGGTGA
- the pheA gene encoding prephenate dehydratase: MPKIAYFGPSGTFTEMALAQLEAEGAFDGPVERVAATSPPATLAMVRDGVVDGAVVPIESSVEGAVVPTLDTLALGDRLQIVAETELDVAFTILGGAGIERLDQVRTVRAYPVAAGQVRIWLEENCPEAQLQTASSNAGAAEDVANGLADAAVSTALAGERLGLRSLADGVADEKSARTRFVLVTAPTRVPARTGGDRTSAVLEPHNTPGSLVSVLSEFATRGIDLIRIESRPVRTTPGLYRFFVDCIGHIDDPLVAEAFRALHRKSHVRFLGSWPAANPSGPPPPSDGDAADWIERIRRGERES; this comes from the coding sequence GTGCCAAAGATCGCGTATTTCGGACCGTCGGGAACCTTCACGGAGATGGCGCTCGCCCAGCTCGAGGCCGAGGGTGCCTTCGACGGGCCCGTCGAACGGGTGGCCGCGACGAGCCCGCCCGCCACCCTGGCCATGGTGCGGGACGGCGTCGTCGACGGCGCCGTCGTTCCCATCGAGAGCTCCGTCGAGGGGGCCGTGGTGCCCACCCTGGACACGCTCGCGCTGGGCGACCGCCTGCAGATCGTGGCCGAGACCGAACTCGACGTGGCGTTCACGATCCTCGGCGGGGCGGGCATCGAGCGGCTCGACCAGGTGCGGACCGTGCGGGCTTACCCGGTGGCGGCCGGTCAGGTGCGAATCTGGCTGGAGGAGAACTGCCCCGAAGCCCAACTCCAGACGGCATCCTCCAACGCCGGCGCCGCCGAGGACGTGGCGAACGGCCTCGCCGACGCCGCCGTGTCCACCGCACTCGCCGGCGAACGGCTCGGGCTGCGCAGCCTCGCCGACGGGGTCGCCGACGAGAAGAGCGCCCGCACCCGATTCGTTCTGGTCACCGCGCCCACCCGGGTGCCCGCCCGCACCGGCGGCGACCGCACCTCCGCCGTCCTCGAACCCCACAACACACCCGGCTCCCTCGTCAGTGTGCTCTCCGAGTTCGCGACGCGCGGAATCGATCTCATCCGCATCGAATCGCGCCCCGTGCGCACCACCCCCGGCCTGTACCGCTTCTTCGTCGACTGCATCGGGCACATCGACGACCCGCTCGTCGCCGAGGCGTTCCGTGCGCTGCACCGGAAGTCGCACGTGCGGTTCCTCGGTTCCTGGCCCGCCGCCAACCCGAGCGGCCCGCCCCCGCCGTCCGACGGAGACGCGGCGGACTGGATCGAACGAATCCGTCGGGGAGAGAGGGAATCGTGA
- a CDS encoding DUF2470 domain-containing protein — translation MPVTTTGPSTAERVRSSCARTQDAVLAVEGSAPTVTSVHHLRSSGDVVVAVPTESAAATLSWLAGGGGIPAVLELTDNSPLALREPVRSLVWLRGTLHALCEAHTRTLADEVASEYPHPGLLDVGHDATLLQLRLESAVVADSSGAEPVALDDLLAARPDPFWEMETSWLQHLDEDHRDLIDMLSRKLPPHMRRGRVRPLGLDRYGLRLRVENEHGDRDIWMPFSAPVDDTASLSRAIRLLVGCPFVNGLRARG, via the coding sequence ATGCCCGTCACGACCACCGGTCCGTCCACCGCCGAGCGTGTGCGTAGCTCGTGCGCACGGACCCAGGACGCGGTACTCGCCGTCGAAGGCAGCGCACCGACCGTCACGTCGGTCCACCACCTGCGGTCCAGCGGCGACGTCGTCGTCGCGGTGCCCACCGAGTCGGCGGCCGCCACGCTGTCCTGGCTCGCCGGCGGCGGCGGCATCCCGGCCGTGCTCGAACTGACCGACAACTCACCGCTCGCGCTGCGTGAGCCCGTCCGGTCGCTCGTGTGGCTGCGCGGCACCCTCCACGCGCTGTGCGAGGCGCACACCCGCACCCTCGCCGACGAGGTGGCCTCCGAATACCCGCACCCCGGACTTCTCGACGTCGGGCACGATGCGACGCTGCTGCAACTGCGCCTCGAATCGGCGGTGGTCGCCGATTCGAGTGGCGCCGAACCCGTCGCCCTCGACGATCTGCTCGCCGCCCGGCCCGACCCGTTCTGGGAGATGGAGACCTCCTGGCTCCAGCACCTCGACGAAGACCACCGCGACCTCATCGACATGCTGTCCCGCAAACTTCCACCGCACATGCGGCGCGGACGCGTCCGCCCCCTGGGCCTCGACCGGTACGGACTGCGGCTGCGCGTCGAGAACGAACACGGCGACCGCGACATCTGGATGCCGTTCTCCGCTCCGGTCGACGACACGGCCTCCCTGAGCAGGGCGATCCGGCTGCTGGTGGGATGCCCGTTCGTGAACGGACTCCGCGCGCGCGGCTGA
- a CDS encoding CPBP family intramembrane glutamic endopeptidase, translating to MISRATLTSWLQPASPEPAAPVATGTERRALWIEITIVLLVTFGTSGLSGLLSLTESLLTPGNLADQAVALNVARAENQIIDVARQLLGIVKLLSWAALGLYLLWRSGVRPRDVGLGRFRWRPDATHGVGLAALIGLPGLGFYLLARAIGANLTVVPSTIGDHWWRLPALILWAIANSGAEEVLVVAYLITRLRQLGWSENSSLLASAVLRGTYHLYQGFGGGLGNVAMGLVFGRYWQKTGRLWPLVIAHATIDSVAFVGYAALRGHVGWIP from the coding sequence GTGATCTCGCGCGCAACGCTCACCTCCTGGCTACAGCCGGCCTCACCCGAGCCGGCCGCCCCGGTGGCCACCGGCACCGAGCGCCGCGCCCTGTGGATCGAGATCACGATCGTCCTGCTCGTCACGTTCGGGACGAGCGGGTTGTCGGGACTGCTGTCGCTGACCGAATCGCTGCTGACGCCGGGCAACCTGGCCGACCAGGCCGTCGCCCTCAACGTCGCCCGCGCCGAGAACCAGATCATCGACGTCGCCCGGCAGCTGCTCGGCATCGTGAAACTCCTCTCGTGGGCCGCCCTGGGGCTGTATCTCCTGTGGCGGAGCGGTGTCCGCCCGCGCGACGTCGGGCTCGGCCGGTTCCGCTGGCGCCCCGACGCGACGCACGGTGTCGGGCTGGCCGCGCTCATCGGTCTGCCCGGGCTCGGCTTCTACCTGCTGGCCCGGGCGATCGGCGCCAACCTCACCGTCGTCCCCAGCACGATCGGGGACCACTGGTGGCGCCTGCCCGCTCTGATCCTGTGGGCGATCGCGAACTCCGGCGCGGAGGAAGTGCTTGTCGTCGCGTATCTGATCACCCGGCTGCGGCAACTCGGGTGGAGCGAAAATTCGTCACTGCTGGCGTCGGCGGTGCTGCGGGGGACGTACCACCTCTACCAGGGCTTCGGCGGCGGGCTGGGCAACGTCGCGATGGGTCTGGTGTTCGGCCGGTACTGGCAGAAGACCGGACGGTTGTGGCCTCTCGTGATCGCGCACGCCACCATCGATTCGGTCGCGTTCGTCGGCTACGCCGCGCTGCGAGGGCACGTCGGCTGGATTCCGTAA
- a CDS encoding LCP family protein produces MIRRDGRGAPPPPQQAWSQAPEPQLSRSAPPQGPRGYAPTQTPQPYRDAPPPPPPQRVPDRRPPRTPPPPPPPPAPSRTPEPPQQRRPRRPRHWGRRIGILFLVLVLALAGMTYYLDSSLNRIDALADYPGRIGDTPGTNWLLVGSDSRTGLTPEQEQQLSTGGNSGPDRTDTIIVVHVPSGGGPATMVSIPRDSYVSIPGYGEDKINASFAFGGPQLLTQTVEEASGLHIDHYAEIGFGGFAGIVDAIGGVEMCLDTAIDDPLAGINLAPGCQELAGAEALGFVRSRATALADIDRMNHQRMFMAALMSKATSPATWLNPFRVWPLVTDTAASLRVDESDHIWNLAALAWAVKGDMVTTTVPVGGFEDVDGSGNVLLWDHDRASQFFDALANDRQVPAELVTTGP; encoded by the coding sequence GTGATCCGCCGCGACGGCCGTGGCGCCCCGCCGCCGCCCCAGCAGGCGTGGTCGCAGGCCCCGGAACCGCAGCTGTCCCGCTCGGCCCCGCCGCAGGGTCCGCGCGGCTACGCACCCACCCAGACGCCGCAGCCGTACCGCGACGCGCCACCACCACCGCCGCCGCAACGGGTGCCCGACCGGCGTCCCCCGCGCACGCCACCACCACCCCCTCCGCCGCCCGCACCGTCGCGGACCCCGGAGCCGCCGCAGCAGCGCAGGCCCCGGCGGCCACGGCACTGGGGGCGTCGCATCGGCATCCTGTTCCTGGTGCTGGTCCTGGCGCTCGCGGGCATGACGTATTACCTCGACAGTTCGCTGAACCGGATCGACGCACTGGCCGACTACCCCGGCCGGATCGGCGACACCCCCGGCACGAACTGGCTGCTGGTCGGTTCGGACAGCCGCACCGGGCTGACCCCCGAGCAGGAACAGCAGCTGTCGACCGGCGGCAACAGCGGTCCCGACCGCACCGACACCATCATCGTGGTGCACGTCCCCAGCGGCGGCGGCCCGGCGACGATGGTGAGCATTCCGCGCGACTCGTACGTGTCGATCCCCGGCTACGGCGAGGACAAGATCAACGCGTCGTTCGCGTTCGGTGGTCCGCAACTGCTGACCCAGACGGTCGAGGAGGCGTCCGGTCTGCACATCGACCACTACGCGGAAATCGGGTTCGGTGGTTTCGCCGGCATCGTCGACGCGATCGGCGGCGTCGAGATGTGCCTGGACACCGCCATCGACGACCCGCTCGCGGGGATCAACCTCGCGCCCGGCTGCCAGGAACTGGCGGGAGCGGAGGCGCTCGGCTTCGTCCGCAGCCGCGCGACCGCGCTCGCCGACATCGACCGGATGAACCATCAGCGGATGTTCATGGCGGCGTTGATGTCGAAGGCCACCAGTCCGGCGACGTGGCTCAACCCGTTCCGTGTCTGGCCGCTCGTCACCGACACCGCCGCATCGTTGCGCGTCGACGAGAGCGACCACATCTGGAATCTCGCCGCACTCGCCTGGGCGGTCAAGGGCGACATGGTCACGACGACCGTCCCGGTCGGCGGTTTCGAGGACGTCGACGGCTCCGGGAACGTGTTGCTCTGGGATCACGACCGGGCGTCGCAGTTCTTCGACGCGCTGGCCAACGACCGTCAGGTTCCGGCCGAACTTGTCACCACCGGTCCGTGA
- a CDS encoding ferritin — protein MTQPAAKAPSEFHALLQQQIRNEFTASQQYIAVAVYFDSHALPQLARRFYSQAAEERGHAMMMIQYLIDNNLEVKVTGIDDVVTDFDSVRAPVALAVERERAVTEQITKLARTARESGDYLGERFIQWFLEEQVEEVSDMHTLLTIVERAGDNLFDIEDFIAREMSGNAPVRPGAPKRAGGGV, from the coding sequence ATGACGCAACCGGCGGCGAAAGCACCCAGCGAGTTCCATGCCCTCCTGCAGCAGCAGATCCGCAACGAATTCACCGCATCCCAGCAGTACATCGCGGTGGCCGTCTATTTCGACTCGCACGCTCTCCCGCAACTGGCTCGCCGCTTCTATTCGCAGGCCGCCGAGGAGCGCGGCCACGCGATGATGATGATCCAGTACCTGATCGACAACAACCTCGAGGTGAAAGTCACCGGCATCGACGACGTGGTCACCGATTTCGACTCGGTGCGCGCCCCCGTCGCACTCGCGGTGGAGCGCGAACGCGCCGTCACGGAACAGATCACCAAGCTCGCCCGCACGGCCCGCGAGAGCGGCGACTACCTCGGCGAGCGGTTCATCCAGTGGTTCCTCGAGGAACAGGTCGAGGAGGTCTCGGACATGCACACGCTCCTGACGATCGTCGAGCGTGCCGGCGACAACCTGTTCGACATCGAGGATTTCATCGCCCGCGAGATGAGCGGCAACGCGCCGGTCCGGCCGGGTGCGCCGAAGAGAGCGGGCGGCGGCGTCTGA
- a CDS encoding lipase family protein, protein MLRRSSAWIALILGALFLGVTIPVPAQADPLYPWPDPDPFYSAPADLGVLNPGDVVRTRRIDTWMYANSDGWQIAFRSTNSAGHPILAVTTVLLPRGVANPPLVSYQAIVNSLGTKCAPSHSLFNLELQESPGLYLGLQRGWAVSVPDHLGPTGAYGAAKLGGMITLDSVRAVQRVAELGLTHSPVALAGYSGGGMASAWAAALAPTYAPELKLDAVVAGGIPADLEQMALGLGFNPHPGFGLAFAAAIGLEREYPEQLPISSQLNETGLWLREWMSNECRRFLLFHGAFRSAGQLAASTSLMASSGAHQVLRENSLRYFEGVPTAPLYLWHGTLDGLTPFDSIAETAHRYCAAGDRLTFVPYEISEHMTTAVVGFPDAYEYVAARFRGEPAPTRC, encoded by the coding sequence TTGTTGAGACGATCCAGTGCGTGGATAGCGTTGATTCTCGGTGCTCTTTTCCTGGGCGTGACGATTCCGGTTCCCGCGCAGGCCGACCCGTTGTATCCCTGGCCGGACCCCGACCCCTTCTATTCGGCCCCCGCCGACCTCGGTGTCCTGAATCCCGGCGACGTCGTGCGGACGCGGCGGATCGACACCTGGATGTATGCGAACTCCGACGGGTGGCAGATCGCGTTCCGGTCGACGAACTCGGCGGGACATCCGATCCTGGCCGTCACCACCGTGCTGCTTCCCCGCGGCGTCGCGAACCCTCCGCTCGTGTCGTATCAGGCGATCGTGAATTCGCTGGGCACCAAATGCGCCCCGTCGCACTCGTTGTTCAATCTGGAACTGCAGGAGTCGCCGGGCCTGTATCTGGGTCTGCAGCGCGGCTGGGCCGTGTCGGTGCCCGATCATCTCGGCCCGACGGGCGCGTACGGCGCCGCGAAGCTCGGCGGCATGATCACCCTCGACAGCGTGCGGGCGGTGCAGCGGGTGGCCGAACTGGGGTTGACGCACAGCCCGGTGGCGCTGGCCGGCTATTCCGGGGGCGGCATGGCCAGCGCGTGGGCGGCGGCACTGGCCCCGACCTACGCGCCGGAGCTGAAACTCGACGCGGTGGTGGCGGGTGGGATTCCCGCGGACCTCGAGCAGATGGCCCTGGGTCTGGGGTTCAATCCGCATCCGGGGTTCGGGCTCGCATTCGCCGCCGCGATCGGCCTGGAACGCGAATACCCGGAGCAGCTGCCGATCTCGTCGCAGCTCAACGAGACCGGGCTGTGGCTGCGCGAGTGGATGTCGAACGAATGCCGCCGGTTCCTGCTGTTTCACGGCGCCTTCCGCAGCGCCGGACAGCTTGCCGCGTCCACCAGCCTCATGGCGAGTTCGGGTGCGCACCAGGTGTTGCGCGAGAACAGTCTGCGGTACTTCGAGGGTGTCCCGACCGCGCCCCTCTACCTGTGGCACGGCACCCTCGACGGGCTGACGCCGTTCGATTCGATCGCGGAGACCGCGCACCGCTATTGCGCTGCCGGCGACAGACTCACGTTCGTGCCGTACGAGATATCCGAGCACATGACGACGGCAGTGGTGGGCTTTCCGGACGCCTACGAATACGTGGCCGCGCGATTCCGCGGCGAACCGGCGCCCACCCGCTGCTAA
- a CDS encoding ferritin — MTSTDAHKTKFHALLHDQIRNEFNASHQYIATAVYFDNSDLPQLAKHFYKQAVEERNHAMMIVQYFLDRDISVDLSGVDAAKGQFENAREPIALALTQEKTVTEQIVQLASTAREEGDYLGEQFMQWFLKEQVEEVASMTTLLTIADRAGSNLFDLEEFVAREMSGVADTSGAPHAAGGSI, encoded by the coding sequence ATGACTTCGACCGACGCGCACAAGACGAAATTCCACGCTCTGCTTCACGACCAGATTCGCAACGAATTCAACGCGTCACACCAGTACATCGCGACTGCCGTCTATTTCGACAACTCCGACCTGCCGCAGCTGGCCAAGCACTTCTACAAGCAGGCCGTCGAAGAGCGCAACCACGCCATGATGATCGTCCAGTACTTCCTCGACCGCGACATCTCCGTGGACCTGTCGGGTGTCGACGCGGCGAAGGGCCAGTTCGAGAACGCACGCGAGCCGATCGCACTCGCTCTGACGCAGGAGAAGACGGTCACCGAGCAGATCGTGCAGCTGGCGAGCACCGCCCGCGAGGAGGGTGACTACCTCGGCGAGCAGTTCATGCAGTGGTTCCTCAAGGAGCAGGTCGAGGAGGTCGCGAGCATGACGACGCTGCTGACCATCGCCGACCGCGCGGGCAGCAACCTGTTCGACCTCGAGGAGTTCGTCGCGCGCGAGATGAGCGGCGTCGCAGACACGTCCGGCGCACCGCACGCAGCGGGCGGTTCCATCTAG
- a CDS encoding DUF5926 family protein → MAKKSKRNSGPKPDSGRAEKLAQRQAERESAAAAVTRPFEGLAAECDLVALREFVPSATAPLPVKDSSRPVTLATVLPGAVAALVRDEGDSATGFVGVQVQAHSADLGADLAASVAWVRDAAGGESLASANPGSETPALADVIDADALLDITVHQDFNWWIPEGVEPAPEVATTVQHANAAIMPSARVEAEGVVAAWWVDAGEKAHIRWVRPENEDDLMLALARVHATGGLHLGEGSRYAGSFRTDGLLVPVFDLDREKHANEWAAATVELGQRLAEALAVDAPLTTEERRARDGLRGRQVTLR, encoded by the coding sequence GTGGCAAAGAAGAGCAAGAGAAACAGTGGTCCGAAGCCCGACAGTGGCCGCGCCGAGAAGCTCGCGCAGCGGCAGGCGGAACGGGAGAGCGCCGCGGCGGCCGTGACCCGGCCGTTCGAAGGCCTCGCCGCCGAATGCGATCTGGTGGCGCTGCGCGAGTTCGTCCCGTCGGCGACCGCCCCGCTTCCCGTCAAGGATTCGTCCCGTCCGGTGACGCTCGCGACCGTGCTGCCCGGCGCCGTCGCGGCGCTGGTCCGCGACGAGGGGGACAGTGCCACCGGGTTCGTCGGTGTGCAGGTCCAGGCGCATTCCGCTGACCTCGGCGCCGACCTGGCCGCGTCCGTCGCCTGGGTCCGTGACGCCGCCGGCGGCGAATCGCTGGCCTCCGCCAACCCCGGATCCGAGACCCCGGCACTGGCCGACGTGATCGACGCGGACGCACTGCTCGACATCACCGTGCACCAGGATTTCAACTGGTGGATCCCCGAAGGCGTGGAGCCGGCCCCCGAGGTCGCGACCACCGTGCAGCACGCGAACGCGGCGATCATGCCGTCCGCGCGCGTCGAGGCCGAGGGTGTCGTCGCCGCGTGGTGGGTCGACGCGGGCGAGAAGGCGCACATCCGCTGGGTGCGCCCCGAGAACGAGGACGATCTGATGCTGGCCCTGGCGCGCGTGCACGCGACCGGTGGCCTGCACCTCGGTGAGGGTTCGCGCTACGCCGGGTCGTTCCGGACCGACGGACTGCTGGTCCCGGTGTTCGACCTGGACCGCGAGAAGCATGCGAACGAATGGGCCGCCGCCACCGTCGAACTCGGTCAGCGACTGGCCGAGGCCCTGGCCGTCGACGCGCCCCTCACCACCGAGGAACGACGCGCCCGCGACGGACTGCGGGGCCGGCAGGTCACCCTGCGGTAG
- a CDS encoding glycerophosphodiester phosphodiesterase, with translation MSPDRRGPLVVAHRGASAAMPEHTLAAYELALEEGADGLECDVRLTRDGHLVCVHDRTVDRTSTGTGVVSEMTLDELTEFNYGTEEEPAELLELSALIALTLDWTARPVKLFIETKHPVRFGGLVESKVLAELQRFGIAAPPSADHSRAVVMSFSAGAVWRIRRSAPMLPTVLLGESARYLGGGAATTVGATAVGPSVKTLHEHPDIVDKAAAAGRATYCWTVDNRSDVELCRELGVSWVATNHPGRTKKWLAS, from the coding sequence GTGAGCCCCGACCGGCGCGGGCCCCTGGTGGTGGCCCACCGAGGCGCATCCGCGGCCATGCCGGAACACACGCTCGCCGCCTACGAACTGGCACTGGAAGAAGGCGCGGACGGACTCGAGTGCGACGTGCGGCTCACCCGGGACGGCCACCTCGTGTGCGTCCACGACCGTACCGTCGACCGGACGTCCACCGGCACCGGCGTCGTCAGCGAGATGACGCTCGACGAACTGACGGAGTTCAACTACGGCACCGAGGAGGAGCCCGCCGAACTTCTCGAGCTGAGCGCGCTGATCGCACTCACCCTGGACTGGACGGCGCGCCCGGTGAAACTCTTCATCGAAACCAAGCACCCCGTGCGCTTCGGCGGCCTCGTCGAAAGCAAAGTCCTCGCCGAACTGCAACGCTTCGGCATCGCCGCACCCCCGTCCGCCGACCACTCCCGCGCCGTCGTGATGTCGTTCTCCGCCGGAGCGGTGTGGCGGATCCGGCGGTCGGCGCCGATGCTCCCGACCGTGCTGCTCGGCGAATCCGCCCGGTACCTCGGCGGGGGAGCCGCGACCACCGTCGGCGCCACCGCGGTCGGTCCCTCGGTGAAAACACTGCACGAACACCCGGACATCGTCGACAAGGCCGCCGCCGCGGGACGGGCCACGTACTGCTGGACCGTCGACAACCGCAGCGACGTCGAACTGTGCCGCGAACTCGGGGTCAGCTGGGTGGCCACCAACCACCCCGGTCGCACCAAGAAGTGGCTGGCCTCCTGA
- a CDS encoding DUF4328 domain-containing protein — protein sequence MSVVVQVCARCAARWPVLGAPAQWCPRCHGVLLAPVRTGHNQPPASRGFRWIARPPLQRSGLADEPSTPSPTPHYTEIPRWGLHDHVDAPSTRRDWPELLAGKAARFLTITTGLYAFGVLAELGRYAVLLRNRTRLIDPTVLAVSDLAVFVGQAGGMLFALLSGIAGVCWLLRMRRRTFAQAKKSDPRTPTDVVVGCAVPGLNLVMPGVFLLEVIRRDPRAVLLVRAWWSLWVFGAVLVVFNWFWRSRPGLQAMADGVLLAAFTALVASATALLALMVLRRLEGRTLKGAKEPVTRWVIATDPLPRTDADKPAGKSAEKTETTSGDADREAVAS from the coding sequence ATGAGCGTCGTCGTTCAGGTGTGCGCGCGGTGCGCGGCCCGGTGGCCGGTCCTCGGCGCCCCGGCGCAGTGGTGCCCCCGCTGCCACGGTGTGCTGCTCGCCCCCGTCCGGACCGGCCACAACCAGCCGCCCGCAAGCCGGGGATTCCGCTGGATCGCGCGACCTCCGCTGCAGCGCAGCGGTCTCGCCGACGAGCCGTCGACACCGAGCCCCACCCCGCACTACACCGAGATCCCCCGCTGGGGACTCCACGATCACGTCGACGCCCCCTCCACCCGCCGCGACTGGCCGGAACTGCTCGCAGGCAAGGCCGCGCGCTTCCTCACAATCACCACGGGCCTGTACGCATTCGGAGTGCTCGCCGAACTGGGCCGGTACGCCGTCCTCCTCCGCAACCGGACCCGGCTGATCGACCCCACCGTGCTCGCCGTGTCCGACCTCGCCGTGTTCGTCGGCCAGGCAGGCGGGATGCTCTTCGCGCTGCTGTCGGGCATCGCCGGAGTGTGCTGGCTGCTACGCATGCGTCGCCGCACGTTCGCCCAGGCGAAGAAATCCGACCCCCGCACCCCCACCGACGTCGTCGTCGGGTGCGCGGTGCCGGGCCTGAACCTGGTGATGCCCGGTGTGTTCCTGCTCGAGGTGATCCGCCGCGACCCCCGCGCGGTCCTGCTGGTCCGCGCCTGGTGGAGTCTGTGGGTCTTCGGCGCCGTGCTCGTCGTCTTCAACTGGTTCTGGCGGTCCAGGCCGGGGCTGCAGGCCATGGCGGACGGCGTCCTGCTGGCCGCGTTCACGGCGCTGGTCGCGTCCGCGACCGCGCTCCTCGCGCTGATGGTGCTCCGGCGGCTCGAGGGCCGGACGCTGAAGGGCGCGAAGGAACCGGTCACCCGCTGGGTGATCGCCACCGATCCGCTGCCGCGGACCGATGCGGACAAGCCCGCCGGGAAGTCGGCCGAGAAAACTGAGACGACGTCCGGTGACGCCGACCGGGAAGCCGTCGCGTCGTGA
- a CDS encoding S49 family peptidase, whose amino-acid sequence MAKIPLNLPKPLADKLPDAFGGSGAGVVPVVRLQGMIASGGAGFGRVLSAESVEEPLRRAFTTHGAKAVALLINSPGGSPTQSEYIAARIRQLATEHELPVLAFCEDVVASGGYWLACAADEIYATATSVVGSVGVISAGFGFSELIDRLGIERRLHSAGEAKARLDPFFAEKSEDVQWLEQIQEGIHDEFRDWVVGRRGGKLKAAEAELFDGDVWLGRRAVELGIVDGIGTLREVVEKRFPDATIEMTGPRRSLFAKLGLPAASWDDVAAAIVGAANTRVAWSRYGR is encoded by the coding sequence ATGGCGAAGATCCCACTGAACCTGCCGAAACCGCTGGCCGACAAGCTGCCCGACGCGTTCGGCGGTTCCGGCGCCGGGGTGGTCCCGGTGGTGCGGCTGCAGGGGATGATCGCGTCCGGCGGAGCGGGTTTCGGGCGGGTGCTGAGCGCGGAATCCGTCGAGGAACCGTTGCGGCGCGCGTTCACCACGCACGGCGCGAAGGCGGTGGCGCTGCTGATCAACAGTCCCGGCGGGTCTCCGACGCAGAGCGAATACATCGCCGCCCGCATCCGTCAGCTCGCCACCGAACACGAACTGCCCGTGCTCGCGTTCTGTGAGGACGTCGTCGCGTCCGGCGGCTACTGGCTGGCCTGCGCGGCCGACGAGATCTACGCGACCGCCACGTCGGTGGTCGGCTCCGTCGGCGTCATCTCCGCGGGCTTCGGGTTCTCCGAACTGATCGACCGCCTGGGCATCGAACGACGGCTGCATTCGGCGGGCGAGGCGAAGGCCCGCCTCGACCCGTTCTTCGCGGAGAAGTCCGAGGACGTGCAGTGGCTCGAACAGATCCAGGAAGGCATTCACGACGAGTTCCGCGACTGGGTGGTCGGCCGCCGCGGGGGCAAGCTGAAGGCGGCCGAGGCGGAACTGTTCGACGGCGACGTCTGGCTGGGGCGCCGTGCCGTCGAACTCGGCATCGTCGACGGGATCGGCACCCTGCGCGAGGTGGTGGAGAAGCGGTTCCCCGACGCCACGATCGAGATGACCGGGCCGCGCCGCTCCCTCTTCGCGAAACTCGGGCTGCCCGCCGCGAGCTGGGACGACGTGGCCGCCGCGATCGTCGGTGCGGCGAACACCCGCGTCGCCTGGTCGCGCTACGGGCGGTAA